A stretch of Natronococcus sp. CG52 DNA encodes these proteins:
- a CDS encoding CopG family transcriptional regulator, with translation MAKDTVRYPDEVVEKIDTLVDDGMFESKSEFYRFSAEYVLTLVDSDHDVKTFNFDEIKSELDIPEEAHAQALGTDGGTFFLDAVITVRKQGLRGNYEAAERFIDTHYDPTDQECIILEELLGTYRDSSV, from the coding sequence ATGGCGAAAGATACCGTCAGGTACCCGGACGAGGTCGTCGAAAAGATCGATACACTCGTCGACGACGGTATGTTCGAGAGCAAATCCGAGTTCTACAGGTTCTCCGCGGAGTACGTCCTCACGCTCGTCGACTCGGATCACGACGTGAAGACCTTCAACTTCGACGAGATCAAGTCCGAACTCGACATCCCCGAGGAGGCCCACGCGCAGGCGCTGGGTACCGACGGTGGAACGTTCTTCCTCGACGCAGTAATTACCGTCCGCAAACAGGGGCTTCGGGGCAACTACGAGGCCGCCGAACGGTTCATCGACACCCACTACGATCCGACGGACCAGGAGTGTATCATCCTCGAGGAGTTGCTAGGTACCTACCGCGACAGCAGCGTATAA
- a CDS encoding bacterio-opsin activator domain-containing protein, translating to MERVNRSEAVVLITEHEESELSAAIDGEPSLDVRAISRDRAVDAISGSLAAETDSEATVDTAIDEDPCGVVLELDQPSAIRSVLSHVNADLPGVPTIVVPREGSERAATAALRAGATDYVPADEPNRVADRIADTITNAPSAPATGAGTAYHRILANELPDEAFVIDEDGTYLEAKIRPGSASLYTVYAEELVGSRIQDAFPDDVASKLLSCLERAIETGDVQSVEYGAETTAGRQRFEARVVPIDERIEGQRAVVWLARDITERSKRERQLQSRQDQLETLNRINRVVRQVIETLVEAPSQDAIERKVCEQLVESELYCASWIAERTGEGQLSYRTGAGQAETLLETVESRAFEEPQLTQRAVKCGEIQAANDVLETESIPDELQDAAREDDVNAAIAVPIRHGDTIYGVLCVLASRNDAFTESEQDGFQLLGETIGFTISAVKNRQLLFSDSVLELEFRIEDGETFSFDLSRTYDCTCSLEWAGSTADGRIFQYVTVEGLDGETVLEEASAHDSVEECRLIHDGADQCTIEIRLTESGVRTLANHGATIRDVTVEDGVGHLLVEVPRDADVREIAEALKLVYEDTALEARREVDHPVTTAVERRNRVLDQLTDRQLTTLRLAYYGGFFDWPRESTGEDVAEAMDVSPPTMHQHLRKGLKTVLGEFFEESSGTM from the coding sequence ATGGAACGTGTGAATCGAAGCGAGGCGGTCGTCCTGATCACGGAGCACGAAGAGAGCGAGCTGTCGGCAGCGATCGACGGAGAGCCGTCGCTGGACGTCCGAGCGATATCGCGCGACCGCGCGGTCGACGCCATCTCCGGTTCGCTCGCGGCGGAGACGGACTCCGAGGCGACGGTCGATACTGCGATCGACGAGGACCCGTGCGGCGTCGTCCTCGAGCTCGATCAACCGTCGGCGATCCGGTCGGTCCTGTCGCACGTCAACGCGGATCTGCCCGGCGTGCCGACCATCGTCGTCCCGCGAGAGGGAAGCGAACGGGCCGCGACGGCCGCACTGCGCGCGGGAGCGACCGACTACGTGCCGGCCGACGAGCCGAACCGCGTCGCCGATCGAATCGCCGACACGATCACGAACGCCCCGTCCGCTCCGGCGACCGGAGCGGGGACGGCGTACCACCGCATTCTGGCGAACGAACTCCCCGACGAGGCGTTCGTCATCGACGAGGACGGCACCTACCTCGAGGCGAAGATCCGGCCCGGCTCGGCCTCCCTCTATACGGTCTACGCCGAGGAACTCGTCGGCAGTCGGATCCAGGACGCGTTTCCCGACGACGTCGCGTCGAAACTCCTCTCGTGTCTCGAGCGGGCGATCGAAACCGGCGACGTCCAGTCCGTCGAGTACGGTGCGGAGACGACCGCGGGGCGGCAGCGGTTCGAGGCGCGCGTCGTCCCGATCGACGAGCGAATCGAGGGCCAGCGCGCCGTCGTCTGGCTGGCCAGGGACATCACCGAACGGTCGAAACGCGAACGCCAACTCCAGTCGCGACAGGACCAACTCGAGACGCTCAATCGGATCAACCGGGTGGTCCGGCAGGTGATCGAGACGCTCGTCGAAGCCCCGAGCCAGGACGCCATCGAACGGAAGGTCTGCGAACAGCTCGTCGAGTCCGAGCTGTACTGCGCGTCCTGGATCGCCGAACGAACCGGCGAGGGACAGCTCTCCTACCGAACCGGGGCCGGGCAAGCCGAAACGCTCCTCGAGACCGTCGAGAGCCGTGCGTTCGAAGAACCGCAACTGACCCAGCGCGCCGTCAAGTGCGGCGAGATTCAGGCGGCAAACGACGTTCTCGAGACCGAATCGATCCCCGACGAGCTGCAGGACGCGGCCCGGGAGGACGACGTCAACGCCGCGATCGCCGTTCCGATCAGGCACGGCGACACCATCTACGGCGTGCTCTGCGTACTCGCGAGCCGCAACGACGCTTTCACCGAGAGCGAGCAGGACGGTTTCCAGCTGCTCGGCGAGACGATCGGGTTCACGATCAGCGCCGTGAAGAACCGACAGCTGCTCTTCTCGGACAGCGTTCTCGAACTCGAGTTCCGCATCGAAGACGGAGAGACGTTCTCGTTCGATCTCTCGAGGACGTACGACTGTACGTGTTCGCTCGAGTGGGCGGGATCGACCGCTGACGGTCGCATCTTCCAGTACGTGACCGTCGAGGGGCTCGACGGCGAGACGGTGCTCGAGGAGGCCTCGGCCCACGACTCCGTCGAGGAGTGTCGGCTCATTCACGACGGTGCCGACCAGTGTACGATCGAGATCCGGCTCACCGAGTCGGGCGTCCGCACCCTCGCCAACCACGGCGCGACGATCAGGGACGTGACGGTCGAAGACGGCGTCGGCCACCTGCTGGTCGAGGTGCCGCGAGACGCGGACGTTCGCGAGATCGCCGAAGCCCTGAAACTCGTCTACGAGGATACGGCGCTCGAGGCCCGACGGGAGGTGGATCATCCCGTCACGACGGCCGTCGAGCGGCGCAATCGCGTCCTCGATCAGCTTACGGACCGACAGCTCACGACCCTGCGTCTCGCCTACTACGGCGGCTTTTTCGACTGGCCCAGGGAGAGCACGGGCGAGGACGTCGCGGAGGCGATGGACGTTTCCCCCCCGACGATGCACCAGCACCTCCGGAAGGGACTCAAGACGGTGCTCGGCGAATTTTTCGAAGAAAGCAGCGGAACGATGTGA
- the hutI gene encoding imidazolonepropionase, giving the protein MSERKAPSETGETCVVYDIGELVVGPAADGPGNSSLDVRENAAVAAVDGEVVAIGSSEDVTREYPPENAETAIDARGRAVVPGFVDPHTHAVFAGDRSDEFEAKLRGKEYQEILEEGGGILRTVRATREASDDELLENLRGHLETMLAHGTTTVEVKSGYGLDTESELRLLEAIDRADDAQPIDLVPTFMGAHAVPEGQETDDYVRAVVEEQLPAVADQGIAEFCDVFCEEGVFDVEQSRRVLEAGAEYGLTPKVHAEEFTRLGGARLAADLEAASADHLLHADEDDIHALVEAGVVPVLLPGTAFGLGEAYADARAFLEAGAPVALATDFNPNCHARSMGFAQTLGAVEMGMTPAEALLAATRNAALALGLEDGTGTLREGAPADAVVLEAPSYVHVSYRFDTPAVDTVLKAGEVMGE; this is encoded by the coding sequence ATGAGCGAACGTAAGGCGCCGTCAGAAACGGGCGAGACGTGTGTCGTTTACGATATCGGAGAACTCGTCGTCGGACCGGCGGCGGACGGCCCCGGCAACTCGTCGCTCGACGTCCGCGAGAACGCCGCCGTCGCCGCGGTCGATGGCGAGGTCGTCGCAATCGGCTCGAGCGAGGACGTGACCCGCGAGTACCCGCCCGAGAACGCCGAGACGGCGATCGATGCTCGGGGACGAGCGGTCGTTCCCGGCTTCGTCGATCCCCATACGCACGCCGTCTTCGCCGGGGATCGGTCCGACGAGTTCGAGGCCAAGTTGCGGGGCAAGGAGTACCAGGAGATCCTCGAGGAGGGCGGCGGCATCCTCCGGACCGTCCGGGCGACCCGCGAGGCGAGCGACGACGAACTGCTCGAGAACCTCCGCGGCCACCTCGAAACCATGCTCGCCCACGGGACGACGACTGTCGAAGTGAAGTCGGGCTACGGACTCGACACCGAAAGCGAGCTCCGACTGCTCGAGGCGATCGACCGCGCGGACGACGCGCAGCCGATCGATCTCGTCCCGACGTTCATGGGCGCTCACGCCGTCCCCGAGGGCCAGGAGACGGACGACTACGTCCGCGCCGTCGTCGAAGAACAGCTTCCGGCGGTCGCCGACCAGGGGATCGCCGAGTTCTGCGACGTCTTCTGCGAGGAAGGGGTCTTCGACGTCGAGCAGTCGAGGCGCGTCCTCGAGGCCGGCGCGGAGTACGGCCTGACGCCGAAGGTCCACGCCGAGGAGTTCACGCGTCTCGGCGGTGCACGGCTCGCAGCAGACCTCGAGGCCGCGAGCGCCGACCACCTGCTGCACGCAGACGAGGACGACATCCACGCGCTCGTCGAGGCTGGCGTCGTCCCCGTTCTGCTGCCGGGCACCGCGTTCGGCCTCGGCGAGGCGTACGCCGACGCGCGGGCGTTCCTCGAGGCCGGCGCGCCGGTCGCCCTCGCGACCGACTTCAACCCCAACTGTCACGCTCGAAGCATGGGGTTCGCACAGACGCTCGGCGCGGTCGAGATGGGGATGACGCCGGCCGAGGCGCTGCTCGCGGCGACGCGCAACGCCGCGCTGGCGCTCGGCCTCGAGGACGGCACCGGCACGCTTCGCGAGGGAGCGCCGGCCGACGCCGTCGTGCTCGAGGCGCCGTCGTACGTCCACGTCTCCTACCGGTTCGACACGCCGGCCGTCGACACCGTGCTCAAGGCCGGGGAGGTGATGGGCGAATGA
- a CDS encoding cobyric acid synthase, with translation MSRTLLVAGTASHVGKSTVVAGLCRHLSDRGVSVAPFKAQNMSNNARVVVRADAGNGSRGRETDTADDGPNGANDRWGEIGVSQFAQARAARVTPTTDYNPVLLKPRGEGESQLVIQGRAREHVPAGSYYEEYWEEARRAAESSYRRLAADHEVIVAEGAGSIAEINLHDRDLANLETARFADADILLLVDIERGGAFASLYGTIELLPDDVRERIVGAVVTKFRGDPSLLEPGIDEIESRTGVPVLGVLPYDDPGLPEEDSVGLPGPKERGVIGDDDGVPDERRLTIAVPRLPRISNATDLEALAAEPGVAVEYVPLEGSDRDDPLANADAVVLPGTKNTVDDLCALREAPVGTALETFSGPVVGVCGGYQLLGERITNASLEGTGDDDVLEGLDLLPVETRFEPDKRLERAAVPVDGTASPLLAAADGATVSGYEIHAGRTRALESVGRPLGEASAARGQVLGTYLHGLFDNKAVRTAFLEHVAASAGRDRVVSDDGAESGALADAKPPSDRAARLVRENVSLDVLGEPFR, from the coding sequence ATGAGCCGGACCCTTCTCGTCGCCGGGACCGCGAGCCACGTCGGCAAGTCGACCGTCGTCGCGGGGCTCTGCCGTCACCTGTCTGATCGCGGCGTCTCGGTCGCGCCGTTCAAGGCCCAGAACATGAGCAACAACGCTCGCGTCGTCGTTCGTGCGGACGCAGGTAACGGGAGCCGAGGCCGCGAAACCGACACGGCGGACGATGGCCCGAACGGGGCGAACGATCGGTGGGGCGAGATCGGTGTCTCCCAGTTCGCTCAGGCTCGAGCCGCCCGCGTGACACCGACGACCGACTACAACCCGGTCCTCCTGAAACCGCGCGGCGAGGGAGAGAGCCAGCTCGTGATCCAGGGCCGAGCCCGCGAGCACGTCCCCGCCGGCAGCTACTACGAGGAGTACTGGGAGGAGGCGCGCCGCGCCGCCGAATCGTCCTACCGCCGGCTGGCCGCCGACCACGAGGTGATCGTCGCCGAGGGCGCGGGCAGCATCGCCGAGATCAACCTCCACGACCGCGACCTCGCGAACCTCGAGACGGCCCGCTTCGCCGACGCCGATATTCTCCTGCTGGTCGATATCGAACGCGGCGGGGCGTTCGCGAGCCTCTACGGAACGATCGAACTGCTTCCCGACGACGTTCGCGAGCGGATCGTCGGCGCGGTCGTCACAAAGTTCCGCGGCGACCCGTCGCTGCTCGAGCCCGGCATCGACGAGATCGAGTCCCGGACGGGCGTCCCGGTACTGGGCGTCCTCCCGTACGACGACCCCGGTCTCCCCGAGGAGGACAGCGTCGGACTCCCGGGGCCAAAAGAGCGCGGCGTGATCGGCGATGACGACGGCGTTCCCGACGAGCGCCGCCTGACGATCGCGGTCCCGCGGCTGCCGCGTATCTCGAACGCGACCGATCTGGAGGCACTCGCCGCCGAACCGGGAGTCGCGGTCGAGTACGTCCCGCTCGAGGGAAGCGACCGCGACGACCCGCTCGCGAACGCGGACGCGGTCGTCCTCCCGGGCACGAAGAACACGGTCGACGATCTGTGCGCGCTCCGCGAGGCACCGGTCGGAACGGCCCTCGAGACGTTTTCGGGCCCCGTAGTCGGCGTCTGCGGCGGCTATCAACTGCTCGGCGAGCGGATCACCAACGCCTCGCTCGAGGGAACCGGCGACGATGACGTCCTCGAGGGACTCGATCTCCTTCCCGTCGAGACGCGCTTCGAACCGGACAAGCGCCTCGAGCGAGCCGCCGTTCCGGTCGACGGAACAGCGTCGCCCCTGCTCGCGGCGGCCGACGGCGCCACTGTCAGCGGCTACGAGATTCACGCCGGCCGGACACGGGCGCTCGAGTCGGTCGGCCGACCGCTCGGCGAGGCGAGTGCAGCCCGCGGGCAGGTGCTCGGAACGTACCTCCACGGGCTGTTCGACAACAAGGCCGTCCGGACGGCGTTTCTCGAGCACGTCGCGGCGTCGGCGGGGCGCGACCGAGTCGTCTCCGACGACGGGGCCGAATCCGGCGCGCTCGCGGACGCGAAGCCGCCGTCGGACCGCGCCGCGCGGCTGGTTCGCGAGAACGTCTCGCTCGATGTGCTCGGCGAACCGTTCCGATGA
- the hutH gene encoding histidine ammonia-lyase has protein sequence MTVVVDGESLTPEDVVAVARDGARIEIPESARDRIGESRARVEDVIDSGEPVYGLNTGFGELVDERIPPEEVEQLQLNLLRSHAAGAGRELTREEVRAMLIARINALVKGYSGIRETVVDHLVAMCNEGVHPVVRSHGSLGASGDLAPLAHMSLVLVGEGEAVVDRTRGESADASETERLPGADALAEIDLEPLTLAPKEGLALINGTQLTVGLAALAVVDGERAVRGADAAGALTIETTLGTTATADRAIHEVRPHSGQLESAEAIRELTAGSEIVEAHRNCDRVQDAYSLRCLPQVHGAVRDALAHLRDAVEIELNSATDNPLVFAGDRVDDRASGTEDAAILSGGNFHGAPLALRLEYVRLALTDLAAISERRIDRLLNPNLQEPHLPPFLAANSGVESGYMIAQYTAASLVNELRSLGAASADNTPVSGGQEDHVSMSAQSALHARTAVENATQVVAAELVCGTQAADYADDAFETDDPLSLGVGTAAVYDLVREVVPSLEADRPVHTDVDQVAALLARGLVDETIERAVGGSNGPGTAE, from the coding sequence ATGACCGTCGTCGTCGACGGCGAGTCACTGACTCCCGAAGACGTCGTCGCGGTCGCACGAGATGGGGCTCGAATCGAGATCCCCGAGAGCGCTCGAGACCGGATCGGGGAGTCCCGCGCCCGGGTCGAGGACGTCATCGACAGCGGCGAACCCGTCTACGGGCTCAACACCGGCTTCGGCGAACTGGTCGACGAACGCATTCCGCCCGAGGAGGTCGAACAGTTACAGCTCAACCTGCTGCGCAGCCACGCGGCGGGCGCGGGACGGGAACTCACTCGCGAGGAGGTCCGCGCCATGCTGATCGCCCGGATCAACGCCCTCGTCAAGGGCTACTCGGGGATCCGCGAGACCGTCGTCGACCACCTCGTCGCGATGTGCAACGAGGGCGTCCACCCGGTCGTCAGATCCCACGGCAGTCTCGGCGCGAGCGGAGACCTCGCGCCGCTCGCACACATGTCGCTGGTCCTCGTCGGCGAGGGCGAGGCCGTGGTCGATCGGACTCGCGGTGAGTCGGCGGACGCGTCGGAAACCGAGCGACTGCCGGGTGCCGACGCGCTCGCCGAGATCGACCTCGAGCCCCTCACCCTGGCGCCGAAGGAGGGCCTCGCGCTCATCAACGGCACGCAGCTGACGGTCGGACTCGCAGCACTCGCCGTCGTCGACGGCGAACGGGCCGTCCGCGGCGCCGACGCGGCGGGCGCGCTAACTATCGAGACGACGCTCGGGACGACGGCGACGGCCGATCGAGCGATCCACGAGGTGCGGCCGCATTCGGGTCAACTGGAGAGCGCCGAGGCGATCCGCGAGCTCACCGCGGGGAGCGAGATCGTCGAGGCACACCGCAACTGCGACCGCGTGCAGGACGCCTACTCGCTGCGCTGTCTCCCGCAGGTCCACGGCGCCGTCCGGGACGCGCTGGCCCACCTCCGCGACGCGGTCGAGATCGAACTCAACAGCGCGACGGACAACCCGCTCGTCTTCGCCGGCGACCGCGTCGACGACCGCGCTTCGGGCACCGAAGACGCCGCGATCCTCTCCGGAGGCAACTTCCACGGGGCGCCGCTGGCGCTGCGACTCGAGTACGTTCGCCTCGCGCTAACCGATCTCGCGGCGATTTCGGAGCGCCGGATCGATCGGCTGCTGAACCCGAACCTGCAGGAGCCACACCTTCCGCCGTTTCTCGCCGCCAACAGCGGCGTCGAGTCGGGCTACATGATCGCCCAGTACACGGCCGCGTCTCTGGTCAACGAACTTCGATCGCTCGGGGCCGCCTCGGCGGACAACACGCCGGTCAGCGGCGGTCAGGAGGATCACGTTAGCATGAGCGCCCAGTCGGCGCTCCACGCCCGTACGGCCGTCGAAAACGCCACGCAGGTCGTCGCGGCTGAACTCGTCTGTGGGACGCAGGCCGCCGACTACGCGGACGACGCCTTCGAGACCGACGACCCCCTGTCGCTCGGCGTCGGCACGGCGGCCGTCTACGACCTGGTCCGGGAGGTCGTCCCGTCGCTCGAGGCGGATCGACCGGTCCACACTGACGTCGATCAGGTCGCCGCACTCCTCGCGCGTGGACTGGTCGACGAGACGATCGAACGCGCCGTCGGCGGGTCGAACGGTCCTGGAACGGCGGAGTGA
- a CDS encoding PAS domain S-box protein gives MSKRADVTETAFWADDADDTVAIQRYRTLVNTVDDGIYQLDAAGRFVAVNNVIVEMSGYARDELLGEHASILLEDDDIERITRKITESLTNDDTLDETFELTARTADGNELYCELRLNLLVDDGTFQGSVGVVRDVTDRKRAKETLDERERQLERERDLIDQILETSPVGIRVLDDDGEITRMNERLKEILEISETEAETYDPSDRMVYDEDGREVTVDEHPFARTLETGEPVYDVVYRIELPSGDTRWLSINTAPLLSDEGEVDRVVSTAEDVTDLKEREAELSTELNEVFGRISDAFYALDEEFRFTHVNEQAEELLQHAEEELLGKSLWDVFPSAAEIDDVWDAFHTAHETQEATSYELYYDTLGFWVEANIYPSETGVSVYFRDVTDRRERERALEESERRYRALAEYFPNGLVTLFDHDLEYTLAAGQGFDRIPVDPDDLEGRQLHDVWPDETAVDLEPAFQAALEGEETSIELEYADRVWVIHAVPLTDERGEVFAGMTMAQDITEQKEHERYLEDAKSQLEAATEAGAVGTWEWRIPEDQFVTGASFARTFGIDPENARDGVPLERLLSSIHEDDRKRVAAQIEEAVETRSEYEAEYRVWNADDELRWVVARGHVECDEEGNAERFPGALTDITERKRAELELQRNKEQLQSLFDILPVGVVVADENGGHVEANTAAKEIWGGDVFDADSIDDYSKFPAAWADTGEPVQRDEWTTARVLRGEEVTDPNIFEIEAENGEKRVISVRGMPVRDERGAVTRGVITLSDITERREYQRKLEETIERLEVSNERLEHFAYAASHDLQEPLRMVSSYLQLIENRYGDALDEDGEEFLEFAIDGADRMRNMIDGLLEYSRIETQGDPFELTDLGAVVDDVLADIQLQIEESNANVSVDELPRVNGDPNQLRQLFQNLLSNAIEYSGDEPPTIRVDSERRGGKWTVSVHDEGIGIESDAQERVFEVFQRLHSREEHEGTGIGLALCQRIVERHGGEIWIESEPGEGATFSFTLPAVTDREN, from the coding sequence ATGAGTAAACGAGCGGATGTCACAGAAACAGCGTTTTGGGCGGACGACGCTGACGACACTGTAGCGATCCAACGCTACCGGACGCTCGTCAATACGGTCGACGACGGAATCTACCAGCTCGATGCCGCCGGTCGATTCGTTGCCGTCAATAACGTTATCGTCGAGATGAGCGGCTACGCGCGGGACGAACTCCTCGGCGAACACGCCTCGATCCTGCTCGAGGACGACGATATCGAACGAATCACGCGCAAAATCACCGAGAGTCTCACGAACGACGATACTCTAGACGAGACGTTCGAACTCACAGCACGAACTGCTGACGGAAACGAACTCTACTGCGAGCTGCGTCTGAATCTACTCGTCGACGACGGAACGTTTCAGGGGTCGGTCGGTGTCGTTCGTGACGTCACCGACAGGAAACGAGCGAAGGAAACGCTCGACGAACGCGAACGGCAACTCGAGCGCGAACGCGACCTGATCGATCAGATTCTCGAGACTAGCCCCGTCGGCATCCGGGTGCTCGACGACGACGGGGAGATCACCCGAATGAACGAACGTCTCAAGGAGATACTCGAGATTTCCGAGACGGAAGCGGAGACGTACGATCCGTCGGATCGGATGGTCTACGACGAAGACGGTCGCGAGGTTACGGTCGACGAACATCCGTTCGCCCGGACGCTCGAGACGGGCGAACCAGTATACGACGTCGTCTACCGGATCGAACTCCCGAGCGGCGATACGCGCTGGCTGTCGATCAACACTGCCCCTCTTCTGAGCGACGAGGGGGAGGTCGACCGCGTCGTCTCGACCGCGGAGGACGTGACCGACCTCAAGGAGCGCGAGGCCGAACTCTCGACGGAACTGAACGAGGTTTTCGGCCGCATCTCCGACGCCTTCTACGCGCTCGACGAGGAGTTCCGGTTCACCCACGTCAACGAACAGGCCGAGGAACTCCTGCAGCACGCCGAGGAGGAGTTGCTCGGCAAGAGCCTCTGGGACGTCTTCCCCTCCGCCGCGGAGATCGACGACGTCTGGGACGCCTTCCACACGGCACACGAAACACAGGAGGCGACCAGCTACGAACTCTACTACGACACGCTCGGGTTCTGGGTCGAGGCGAATATCTACCCCTCCGAAACCGGCGTTTCGGTCTACTTCCGGGACGTCACCGACCGCAGGGAGCGCGAGCGGGCCCTCGAGGAGTCCGAGCGCCGGTACCGCGCGCTCGCGGAGTACTTCCCGAACGGACTCGTGACGCTGTTCGATCACGACCTCGAGTACACGCTGGCAGCCGGGCAGGGGTTCGATCGGATTCCCGTCGACCCCGACGACCTCGAGGGTCGCCAGCTCCACGACGTCTGGCCGGACGAGACCGCTGTAGACTTAGAGCCAGCGTTTCAGGCGGCACTCGAGGGCGAGGAAACGTCGATCGAACTCGAGTACGCGGACCGGGTGTGGGTGATTCACGCGGTACCGCTCACCGACGAACGGGGCGAGGTCTTCGCCGGGATGACGATGGCCCAGGATATCACCGAGCAGAAAGAACACGAGCGCTACCTCGAGGACGCGAAATCGCAACTCGAGGCGGCGACCGAAGCTGGTGCGGTCGGCACCTGGGAATGGCGGATCCCCGAAGACCAGTTTGTCACTGGCGCGTCGTTCGCCAGAACGTTCGGCATTGATCCGGAGAACGCCCGAGACGGTGTTCCGCTCGAGCGGTTGTTGTCGTCGATCCACGAGGACGATCGGAAACGCGTCGCCGCACAGATCGAGGAGGCAGTCGAAACCCGTAGCGAATACGAGGCGGAGTACCGCGTCTGGAACGCCGACGACGAACTCCGATGGGTCGTTGCCCGCGGTCACGTCGAGTGCGACGAGGAAGGCAACGCTGAGAGGTTCCCCGGCGCACTCACCGATATCACGGAACGAAAGAGAGCCGAACTCGAACTTCAGCGAAACAAAGAGCAGCTGCAGTCGCTGTTCGATATTCTTCCCGTTGGCGTCGTCGTCGCTGACGAGAACGGCGGCCACGTCGAGGCGAACACTGCCGCCAAAGAGATCTGGGGCGGAGATGTGTTCGACGCAGATTCCATCGACGACTACAGCAAGTTCCCGGCCGCGTGGGCCGACACTGGAGAGCCTGTCCAGCGCGACGAGTGGACGACCGCTCGGGTACTACGGGGCGAAGAGGTAACCGATCCGAATATCTTCGAGATCGAGGCCGAGAACGGCGAGAAGCGCGTCATCAGCGTACGAGGGATGCCGGTCAGAGACGAGCGAGGGGCGGTAACTCGCGGAGTAATCACGCTGTCCGACATCACCGAACGTCGTGAGTACCAGCGAAAACTCGAGGAGACCATCGAACGACTCGAGGTCTCCAACGAACGCCTCGAACACTTCGCGTACGCTGCCTCACACGACCTGCAGGAACCGTTGCGGATGGTCTCGAGTTATCTCCAGTTGATCGAGAACAGATACGGCGACGCGCTCGACGAGGACGGCGAGGAGTTCCTCGAGTTCGCCATCGATGGCGCGGATCGGATGCGTAACATGATCGACGGCCTGCTCGAGTACTCCCGCATCGAAACGCAGGGCGATCCGTTCGAGCTGACCGATCTCGGGGCCGTCGTCGACGACGTCCTCGCGGATATCCAGCTTCAGATCGAGGAAAGTAATGCTAACGTCTCTGTCGACGAACTCCCTCGCGTGAACGGCGACCCCAACCAGTTACGACAGCTGTTCCAGAACCTCCTGTCGAACGCGATCGAGTACAGTGGTGACGAGCCGCCGACGATCCGCGTCGACTCCGAGCGACGGGGCGGGAAGTGGACAGTCTCGGTCCACGACGAGGGGATCGGTATCGAGTCTGATGCCCAGGAACGCGTCTTCGAGGTCTTCCAGCGACTCCACAGCCGCGAGGAGCACGAAGGGACCGGTATCGGACTGGCGCTCTGTCAACGGATCGTCGAGCGCCACGGCGGCGAGATCTGGATCGAGTCAGAACCGGGCGAAGGAGCGACGTTCTCGTTTACGCTGCCAGCGGTAACGGATCGAGAGAACTGA
- a CDS encoding MTH865 family protein, whose amino-acid sequence MADENELRNQMIEAFEDADYPISSPMDLVPALPNGPGTKFESGDFSMTAMELNTKTSGGDFPYDDPETFVDDIIEDLKEQGEI is encoded by the coding sequence ATGGCAGACGAAAACGAACTCCGCAATCAGATGATCGAAGCGTTCGAGGACGCCGATTATCCGATCTCGAGTCCGATGGACCTCGTTCCGGCACTGCCGAACGGCCCCGGAACGAAATTCGAGTCGGGTGACTTCTCCATGACGGCCATGGAACTCAACACCAAAACGTCCGGCGGGGACTTTCCCTACGATGACCCCGAGACGTTCGTCGACGACATCATCGAAGATCTAAAAGAACAGGGCGAAATATAA
- a CDS encoding DUF5789 family protein produces MADDKKGRNEQADDEERRQRERELEETRDRGDELEPVRDETGEGLGSFDEALENREYPTTTDELIEAYGDREVETREGRRSIDEVFAPVDTEQYDSADDVRNRIWEPLRRE; encoded by the coding sequence ATGGCAGACGATAAAAAGGGCCGAAACGAGCAAGCGGACGACGAAGAGCGGCGCCAGCGAGAGCGAGAACTCGAGGAAACGCGCGATCGGGGTGACGAACTCGAACCGGTACGCGACGAAACTGGCGAAGGACTCGGTAGCTTCGACGAAGCGCTCGAAAACCGAGAGTATCCGACGACGACGGACGAATTGATCGAGGCCTACGGCGATCGTGAGGTCGAAACACGGGAGGGGCGACGATCCATCGACGAGGTGTTCGCCCCGGTCGATACCGAACAGTACGACTCCGCCGACGACGTTCGAAATCGGATATGGGAACCGTTACGTCGCGAATGA